A single region of the Diadema setosum chromosome 14, eeDiaSeto1, whole genome shotgun sequence genome encodes:
- the LOC140237473 gene encoding proteasome subunit alpha type-2-like, producing the protein MTEQYSFSLTTFSPSGKLVQIEYALNAVAAGAPSVGIKASNGVVIATEKKQKSVLYEEQSVHKVEVITKNIGMVYSGMGPDYRLMVKQARKLAQSYFRMYQEQIPTSQLVQRVASVMQEYTQKGGVRPFGVSLLVAGWDEDEARPYLFQCDPSGAYFPWKATAMGKNHISGKTFLEKRYNGDMELEDAVHTAILTLKESFEGQMNEDNIEIGICNESGFRRLLPSEVKDYLASIA; encoded by the exons ATGACAGAACAGTACAGCTTTTCACTGACAACTTTCAG TCCATCAGGTAAACTTGTCCAGATTGAGTATGCCTTGAATGCTGTTGCTGCTGGAGCTCCGTCAGTGGGCATCAAGGCATCCAATGGAGTTGTCATAGCAACTGAGAAGAAGCAGAAATCTGTCCTGTACGAGGAGCAGAGCGTCCACAAAGTAGAAGTCATCACAAAGAATATTGGCATGGTGTATAGTGGCATGGGGCCAGACTACAG ACTGATGGTGAAGCAAGCAAGGAAACTGGCCCAGAGCTACTTCCGCATGTACCAGGAACAGATTCCCACATCTCAGCTGGTCCAGAGGGTGGCATCTGTTATGCAAGAGTACACACAGAAAGG TGGTGTAAGGCCCTTCGGAGTGTCCCTGTTGGTAGCCGGATGGGATGAGGATGAGGCGCGCCCCTACCTGTTCCAGTGCGACCCATCAGGGGCGTACTTCCCCTGGAAGGCCACGGCTATGGGTAAGAACCACATCAGCGGCAAGACATTCCTGGAGAAGAGGTACAACGGAGATATGGAGCTGGAAGATGCTGTCCACACTGCCATCCTCACGCTCAAG GAGAGCTTTGAGGGCCAGATGAATGAGGACAACATTGAGATAGGGATTTGCAACGAGTCTGGATTCAGGAGACTACTGCCCTCGGAGGTCAAGGACTACCTCGCGTCGATAGCATGA
- the LOC140237604 gene encoding large ribosomal subunit protein bL32m-like: MATNMLRNVSSTLRVIFNRFNATVGDIIEKNMIRLEPAIAVPGMRCLEPESSCRQGDEDDAGTGSSLRELFDGFLWAVPKHRRSIQRNRTRRRAVEKRVQYNDSLVPCEVCGNLRQVGYVCGHCLVQIREETKQIQDTMFEELDREGVIPDRENLVLYEGETPGELDANKRPVEVKRKRPLWFSRDLVDDGTRW, from the exons ATGGCGACCAACATGCTGAGAAACGTGAGCTCAACCTTGAGGGTTATCTTTAATAGATTTAACGCCACAGTGGGAGACATTATCGAAAAGAATATGATCAGACTTG AGCCTGCTATTGCCGTCCCAGGGATGAGATGTTTAGAGCCAGAATCCAGCTGTCGTCAAGGTGACGAGGATGATGCTGGGACAGGTAGCAGCCTGAGAGAATTATTTGATGGCTTCCTCTGGGCTGTCCCAAAGCACAGACGCAGCATCCAGCGGAACAGAACAAGGAGGAGAGCAGTGGAAAAGCGAGTACAGTACAATGACTCACTGGTACCTTGCGAAGTCTGCGGCAACCTGAGACAAGTGGGTTATGTGTGCGG ACATTGCCTAGTGCAGATCAGGGAAGAAACCAAACAGATCCAGGACACTATGTTTGAGGAGTTGGACAGAGAGGGCGTCATTCCTGACAGAGAAAACCTGGTGCTCTATGAGGGGGAAACGCCCGGCGAACTCGATGCCAACAAGCGCCCTGTGGAGGTCAAGAGGAAGCGACCGTTGTGGTTCAGCCGAGACCTTGTGGATGATGGGACAAGATGGTAG